The Pieris rapae chromosome 5, ilPieRapa1.1, whole genome shotgun sequence DNA window CCGGAAAACTTATGTACAACCCATACAAAGAGTACTGTGACTGGCCTGAAAATGTTGAGTGTGGAGACAGAGTCATATCTTGTCCAGAAGATGAGGGTGATAATGGCGGAAATGGCAGTGAAAACGAAGGTGGAGACGGTGGTGATGGAGGAAATGACAGTGAAAATGAAGGTGGAGACGGTGGCGATGGAGGTAGTGATGGCGATCAAGGAAACTGCAACTGCAACCCCTCTGAAGCTCCGTCTATTTGCGCTAAAGATGGGTCGGACGGCACTTTGGTTGCCCACGAAAATTGCAACAAATTCTACAAATGTGCTCACGGCCTACCAGTAACCCAGCTGTGTCCCGGAAAACTTATGTACAACCCATACAAAGAGTACTGTGACTGGCCTGAAAATGTTGAGTGTGGAGACAGAGTCATATCTTGTCCAGAAGATGAGGGTGATAATGGCGGAAATGGCAGTGAAAACGAAGGCGGAAACGGTGGCGATGGAGGAAATGACAGTGAAAATGAAGGTGGAGACGGTGGCGATGGAGGTAACGGTGGAGGCGGTGATGGCGGTCAAGGAAACTGCAACTGCAACCCCTCTGAAGCTCCGTCTATTTGCGCTAAAGATGGGTCGGACGGCACTTTGGTTGCCCACGAAAATTGCAACAAATTCTACAAATGTGCTCACGGCCTACCAGTAACCCAGCTGTGTCCCGGAAAACTTATGTACAACCCATACAAAGAGTACTGTGACTGGCCTGAAAATGTTGAGTGTGGAGACAGAGTCATATCTTGTCCAGAAGATGAGGGTGATAATGGCGGAAATGGCAGTGAAAACGAAGGTGGAGACGGTGGTGATGGAGGAAATGACAGTGAAAGTGAAGGCGGAGACGGTGGCGATGGAGGTAATGGTGGAGGTAGTGATGGCGATCAAGGAAACTGCAACTGCAACCCCTCTGAAGCTCCGTCTATTTGCGCTAAAGATGGGTCGGACGGCACTTTGGTTGCCCACGAAAATTGCAACAAATTCTACAAATGTGCTCACGGCCTACCAGTAACCCAGCGGTGTCCCGGAAAACTTATGTACAACCCGTACAAAGAGTACTGTGACTGGCCTGAAAATGTTGAGTGTGGAGATAGAGTCATATCTTGTCCAGAAGATGAGGGTGATAATGGCGGAAATGGCAGTGAAAACGAAGGCGGAGACGGTGGCGATGGAGGAAATGACAGTGAAAATGAAGGTGGAGACGGTGGCGATGGAGGTAACGGTGGAGGCGGTGATGGCGGTCAAGGAAACTGCAACTGCAACCCCTCTGAAGCTCCGTCTATTTGCGCTAAAGATGGGTCGGACGGCACTTTGGTTGCCCACGAAAATTGCAACAAATTCTACAAATGTGCTCACGGCCTACCAGTAACCCAGCTGTGTCCCGGAAAACTTATGTACAACCCATACAAAGAGTACTGTGACTGGCCTGAAAATGTTGAGTGTGGAGACAGAGTCATATCTTGTCCAGAAGATGAGGGTGATAATGGCGGAAATGGCAGTGAAAACGAAGGTGGAGACGGTGGTGATGGAGGAAATGACAGTGAAAATGAAGGTGGAGACGGTGGCGATGGAGGTAGTGATGGCGATCAAGGAAACTGCAACTGCAACCCCTCTGAAGCTCCGTCTATTTGCGCTAAAGATGGGTCGGACGGCACTTTGGTTGCCCACGAAAATTGCAACAAATTCTACAAATGTGCTCACGGCCTACCAGTAACCCAGCGGTGTCCCGGAAAACTTATGTACAACCCGTACAAAGAGTACTGTGACTGGCCTGAAAATGTTGAGTGTGGAGATAGAGTCATATCTTGTCCAGAAGATGAGGGTGATAATGGCGGAAATGGCAGTGAAAACGAAGGCGGAGACGGTGGCGATGGAGGAAATGACAGTGAAAATGAAGGTGGAGACGGTGGCGATGGAGGTAACGGTGGAGGCGGTGATGGCGGTCAAGGAAACTGCAACTGCAACCCCTCTGAAGCTCCGTCTATTTGCGCTAAAGATGGGTCGGACGGCACTTTGGTTGCCCACGAAAATTGCAACAAATTCTACAAATGTGCTCACGGCCTACCAGTAACCCAGCTGTGTCCCGGAAAACTTATGTACAACCCATACAAAGAGTACTGTGACTGGCCTGAAAATGTTGAGTGTGGAGACAGAGTCATATCTTGTCCAGAAGATGAGGGTGATAATGGCGGAAATGGCAGTGAAAACGAAGGTGGAGACGGTGGTGATGGAGGAAATGACAGTGAAAATGAAGGTGGAGACGGTGGCGATGGAGGTAGTGATGGCGATCAAGGAAACTGCAACTGCAACCCCTCTGAAGCTCCGTCTATTTGCGCTAAAGATGGGTCGGACGGCACTTTGGTTGCCCACGAAAATTGCAACAAATTCTTCAAATGTGCTCACGGCCTACCAGTAACCCAGCGGTGTCCCGGAAAACTTATGTACAACCCGTACAAAGAGTACTGTGACTGGCCTGAAAATGTTGTGTGTGGAGACAGAGTCATATCTTGTCCAGAAGATGAGGGTGATAATGGCGGAAATGGCAGTGAAAACGAAGGCGGAGACGGTGGCGATGGAGGAAATGACAGTGAAAATGAAGGTGGAGACGGTGGCGATGGAGGTAACGGTGGAGGCGGTGATGGCGGTCAAGGAAACTGCAACTGCAACCCCTCTGAAGCTCCGTCTATTTGCGCTAAAGATGGGTCGGACGGCACTTTGGTTGCCCACGAAAATTGCAACAAATTCTACAAATGTGCTCACGGCCTACCAGTAACCCAGCTGTGTCCCGGAAAACTTATGTACAACCCATACAAAGAGTACTGTGACTGGCCTGAGAATGTTGAGTGTGGAGACAGAGTCATATCTTGTCCAGAAGATGAGGGTGATGATGGTGAAAATGACAGTGAAAACGAAGGCGGAGACGGTGGCGATGGAGAAAACGGTGGAGGAGATGGCAGTGACAGTAATGTTGATTATGACCCAGAAGAAGCTCCTGAAAAGTGTGCAGAAAACAATTCTGAGGGATATCTATTAGTTCATGAATTCtgtaatcaattttataaatgttcttATGGCCGACCCGTACCATATATCTGTCCTGGTAATTTAATGTACAGCGCCAGCAAGAAGGTTTGCGACTACCCtgagaatgttaaatgtggCAACAGAATCGTAACAAGATCATAATCAGTTCACAATTTCTTGCTCTTAAACAAACATTTGccatgttaaattaatattctatttatttctgtattctcttttcaaaatgttataataaaattttatattataaaagtacgtttttaatttacatgtttatattaaatatgaagaGATAAGAAAGGAAAACACAAAAGACatgctaaaattatattagatatatgcttgattatacaataaaaatagcaaAGTAAAGTTATTGGACCTCTACAAGTTGGACGTTCCGAACAGGCATATTACGCCCAGTGCAATTTACGTTTTCAGGCCAATCACATAGGTTTACGGTCTCGTTGAAGTAGAGATGTCCTGGGCATATCATTACCACTTTCTCACCGTTAGCACATTGGTAAAATTTGTCGCAATCCTCgtgtttatagtatttttcgGTGCCATCTTTGGGACAATCACAGCAATATGCGACCACCACAGCCATAGCTATGAGCACGTAACCAAAAATCGctgtaaaaacaataaataaataataattactaattgaaaaaatacccaatataggtatttttatgactcaattataaaatagtcgTATTAATCAGGACTTGACTcgttcttatatatttttactttcaaaCGATAGTAACCTTCTGAAGTCCAGACAGTTTGAAATAAGGCTAGTCGtacatactttaatttatcctaaacatttaaatgaacCTTAATTGCACTTGGTGTAACAATGCTTACCTTTCATCCTTCTATTTTATTCACTGAACTGATACTGATGTCCCAACtggcaataattttatatagaaagttATCAAAGTAACTCTTCAAAATCGAGTGGTTGACAAAGAATTTAACCAGATAACTTAATTAGCTCATTATGttcaatgtaataataaatgtgtcGTATATACAGGCTTCATAAACAAAGGTTGTTTTTGAacgctttttattaattaagtacatTAAGTAAAAATGGAATGCAATAATGTCTTGTATATTAACAATGAATGTAACTATGTATTCTTTGACTAAGTCAAAGATATatttgtcaaaaatatatattatgtatatatttgagaAAGATATTAACATGATATATAATCATCGATGAATCGAGTTTTGaggattaatttacgtttgtTTCAACCGGTCATAACTGAACGATTTACTATCATTACGTGGGTAACAcggaaaatgtttagaattggccagttagaaacatggctaatgaaatgttttttattttattttaattttataactctttggtaacctaatgaaGAATATTGAGTTATAACTATTgcgataaaaaaatgtattcgttgtcatttgtttttgtaaattggcGGGAAATCTGAAACTCTTGTTAAAATGAACCTAATGGATGTAGCAATTTCAATGATGATTCGCGTGTGGGACCTTTAACAGCGACTACTGAAGAAAACATCAGTGCTGTGCAACGCATGATAAGAGAAGGATAAGAGAGTGACCTATCAGCAGATACGGGCAAGCCTAGGCATTGGTAAGAAActacttcaaaaatattcatgaaCATTTAggagtaaaagtaaatttaagagCTTTGTACCAGATGGAATCCTCATAGTTTAACCGACGCCCAGAAACCTTCGCATGGCGTGGTGTTACAAAATATTCGAAAAGCAATaagcaactttctacattaagccgtttttcatttttttaacattttcagtgttatcTATGTATAGTAACTATGACTACGGCTTTTAAAGATAACCATATACCCCATGGGGCGTGGATCAAATTCACTTCTACCCCTATTTTATTGATGACTAGTATGGTATCAGTATTATGTACCTGATACCTATTGTCGGGATTTTGTTCTGTGGTCGACAGTAAAAGAAGATAGATTTGTTCTAAATTTACGGCAAATAATTCCAAATTTATTACGTCTAGGAATTACTAGaaaaatttttacttataaaattaagtctGAGATTATCATAATAAGACTCAAGATGACtcattgtattttatagtaGGGGATGAAGGGCAGGAGTGAAAGCGAGACCGTAGACGCCAGTCAGGCGGGAGCCATCCATAGAGATTATGAGAGCCTGCGCGCAGTACCTTTTCACTCGCCGTGTTGATAGCTGTGCCGAAATTCTCACAAAATGCGCATACAAATAATCATACccttcttatttttaatcaactcATTAGAAACCAAAGAAGTAACACAATATACAATCAGAAAGTCACTAGTAGAACACCAAGGGCATATATTCatcaataaaagtaaattaaaaaacacacaTCTTAAAATCGCTAATGTGacgaaagttaaaataaaaaccactCTACGAAAACCTCCAGATGTACCAACTCTTATTACTCATGACcggtaagttatttaatataaaatgaaataaataattagatgtTTTCCATAATCTCTCACTGTTATAACcgtaaaatatttcatgtcacagttgtttttatatcaaccaaataactaatatataataataaataaataaatcagtggcgctacaacctctgtAGGTCTTAGCATCTGGCATTTGTCTTtaaatctgtttcgtgatcagcctccagtgcctgatacacgtcgtcgactttttgggtcaaatacatgtcggtttcctcacgatgttttccttcatcgttcgagcaaatgttaaatacgcacatagaaagaaagtccattggtgcacagccggggatcgaatctatGTATCTGATGAGCTgagtatgagagtcgcacgctgaagccactaggccaacactgcttgtataataataataatcacatttttcaaaacatttcataaaatatttaattctcaGACTCAAACAATGGGCGTATGAAATCCACgagtatttatttgaaatagaaaAGAAAGTAGTCCGACGGGATGTGCTGTCTCAAAGTTTCGCAAATATCAAGATAGAAATGAGGAATGGATCAGCAATTTTGCAAAGAGCGTCTGCAGCTCTCGAAGGTCTGTTGGACAGGCGAGGGAAGGCGGCGGAGGCAATTATGAGAAAAGCGGAAGAACTATCAACATACattttggaaaataaaaaacaaccaCCCGCAGACTATATGTTTGATCACAGTGTTGTGAGTAGCTTAGcttgattttgtttttcggtaataattttttttatatagaacaggggtaaACAGGCAAGAGGcgcacctgatgttaagtgatatcgccgcccatggacactctcaatgccagagggctcgcgagtgcgttgctggccttttaagaataggtacgctcttttcttgaaggaccctaaatcgaattggttaatacttcagtgggctactggtttgtttgtatgtttcAATTTTGCGTGCTAATCCGCAATAACAAATCCAATtctttaattagattaaaatgttcacaaaaataataaatactaaattaatcaTCTTAACCGGcgctatataattatgttaagcTTTAAGTACTTCAAGCGCCATAGTTAATGGACGTTCTCTTGAAGTGTTTGAAGTACAAACaaggaaaattaattacacattgatttacttaatatttgaattgtgAACAATTCAACTGATAAAACTATTCGTTCACAGTACAGTGTCATAAATGCAGGAAAGCATTATACGCACTTTCGTGCCTTAATTGAAATAcgaaaacttattatatttctttaaacaaataaataaaaacatcatattaataaattctcaaTTTCAGGATTTAGACGTACTAAAGCAAGCGGTGCCAACTGAAAGCGAATGGGAGCTACCATCTTCCTGTATAAGCATAGATAAAGTGAAACTTCAAAAGAGTTCACATTTCAATGCACAAGTTTCATTGGATTCTAGTAGCGTTCACGTTGTTGCTGAAGTTTTTGCTTGTGGTAAAGTACTTTGCATAATATCATGCAAACTATTTTtatgtgaaggaaaacatcgtgaggaaaccgacatgtcttagacccaaaaagtcg harbors:
- the LOC111003985 gene encoding uncharacterized protein LOC111003985 isoform X7, producing MKAAAIYLACTITVALGRNIQLNVNRCPEDYTIEQLYPHEECHKFYQCFHGDLVVHQCAANLYFSIEKQQCDFASTVNCGDRIIPKPDEDDENQPDEDIGDDENTICNCNPSEAPSICAKDGSDGTLIAHENCNKFYECAHGLPITQLCPGKLMYNPYEEICDWPENVDCGDRVISCPEDEDDDGGNGSENEGGDGGDGGNDSENEGGHGGDGGNGGGGDGGQGNCNCNPSEAPSICAKDGSDGTLVAHENCNKFYKCAHGLPVTQLCPGKLMYNPYKEYCDWPENVECGDRVISCPEDEGDNGGNGSENEGGDGGDGGNDSESEGGDGGDGGNGGGSDGDQGNCNCNPSEAPSICAKDGSDGTLVAHENCNKFYKCAHGLPVTQRCPGKLMYNPYKEYCDWPENVECGDRVISCPEDEGDNGGNGSENEGGDGGDGGNDSENEGGDGGDGGNGGGGDGGQGNCNCNPSEAPSICAKDGSDGTLVAHENCNKFYKCAHGLPVTQLCPGKLMYNPYKEYCDWPENVECGDRVISCPEDEGDNGGNGSENEGGDGGDGGNDSENEGGDGGDGGSDGDQGNCNCNPSEAPSICAKDGSDGTLVAHENCNKFYKCAHGLPVTQLCPGKLMYNPYKEYCDWPENVECGDRVISCPEDEGDNGGNGSENEGGNGGDGGNDSENEGGDGGDGGNGGGGDGGQGNCNCNPSEAPSICAKDGSDGTLVAHENCNKFYKCAHGLPVTQLCPGKLMYNPYKEYCDWPENVECGDRVISCPEDEGDNGGNGSENEGGDGGDGGNDSESEGGDGGDGGNGGGSDGDQGNCNCNPSEAPSICAKDGSDGTLVAHENCNKFYKCAHGLPVTQRCPGKLMYNPYKEYCDWPENVECGDRVISCPEDEGDNGGNGSENEGGDGGDGGNDSENEGGDGGDGGNGGGGDGGQGNCNCNPSEAPSICAKDGSDGTLVAHENCNKFYKCAHGLPVTQLCPGKLMYNPYKEYCDWPENVECGDRVISCPEDEGDNGGNGSENEGGDGGDGGNDSENEGGDGGDGGSDGDQGNCNCNPSEAPSICAKDGSDGTLVAHENCNKFFKCAHGLPVTQRCPGKLMYNPYKEYCDWPENVVCGDRVISCPEDEGDNGGNGSENEGGDGGDGGNDSENEGGDGGDGGNGGGGDGGQGNCNCNPSEAPSICAKDGSDGTLVAHENCNKFYKCAHGLPVTQLCPGKLMYNPYKEYCDWPENVECGDRVISCPEDEGDDGENDSENEGGDGGDGENGGGDGSDSNVDYDPEEAPEKCAENNSEGYLLVHEFCNQFYKCSYGRPVPYICPGNLMYSASKKVCDYPENVKCGNRIVTRS
- the LOC111003985 gene encoding uncharacterized protein LOC111003985 isoform X5, coding for MKAAAIYLACTITVALGRNIQLNVNRCPEDYTIEQLYPHEECHKFYQCFHGDLVVHQCAANLYFSIEKQQCDFASTVNCGDRIIPKPDEDDENQPDEDIGDDENTICNCNPSEAPSICAKDGSDGTLIAHENCNKFYECAHGLPITQLCPGKLMYNPYEEICDWPENVDCGDRVISCPEDEDDDGGNGSENEGGDGGDGGNDSENEGGHGGDGGNGGGGDGGQGNCNCNPSEAPSICAKDGSDGTLVAHENCNKFYKCAHGLPVTQLCPGKLMYNPYKEYCDWPENVECGDRVISCPEDEGDNGGNGSENEGGDGGDGGNDSESEGGDGGDGGNGGGSDGDQGNCNCNPSEAPSICAKDGSDGTLVAHENCNKFYKCAHGLPVTQRCPGKLMYNPYKEYCDWPENVECGDRVISCPEDEGDNGGNGSENEGGDGGDGGNDSENEGGDGGDGGNGGGGDGGQGNCNCNPSEAPSICAKDGSDGTLVAHENCNKFYKCAHGLPVTQLCPGKLMYNPYKEYCDWPENVECGDRVISCPEDEGDNGGNGSENEGGDGGDGGNDSENEGGDGGDGGNGGGGDGGQGNCNCNPSEAPSICAKDGSDGTLVAHENCNKFYKCAHGLPVTQLCPGKLMYNPYKEYCDWPENVECGDRVISCPEDEGDNGGNGSENEGGDGGDGGNDSESEGGDGGDGGNGGGSDGDQGNCNCNPSEAPSICAKDGSDGTLVAHENCNKFYKCAHGLPVTQRCPGKLMYNPYKEYCDWPENVECGDRVISCPEDEGDNGGNGSENEGGDGGDGGNDSENEGGDGGDGGNGGGGDGGQGNCNCNPSEAPSICAKDGSDGTLVAHENCNKFYKCAHGLPVTQLCPGKLMYNPYKEYCDWPENVECGDRVISCPEDEGDNGGNGSENEGGDGGDGGNDSENEGGDGGDGGSDGDQGNCNCNPSEAPSICAKDGSDGTLVAHENCNKFYKCAHGLPVTQRCPGKLMYNPYKEYCDWPENVECGDRVISCPEDEGDNGGNGSENEGGDGGDGGNDSENEGGDGGDGGNGGGGDGGQGNCNCNPSEAPSICAKDGSDGTLVAHENCNKFYKCAHGLPVTQLCPGKLMYNPYKEYCDWPENVECGDRVISCPEDEGDNGGNGSENEGGDGGDGGNDSENEGGDGGDGGSDGDQGNCNCNPSEAPSICAKDGSDGTLVAHENCNKFFKCAHGLPVTQRCPGKLMYNPYKEYCDWPENVVCGDRVISCPEDEGDNGGNGSENEGGDGGDGGNDSENEGGDGGDGGNGGGGDGGQGNCNCNPSEAPSICAKDGSDGTLVAHENCNKFYKCAHGLPVTQLCPGKLMYNPYKEYCDWPENVECGDRVISCPEDEGDDGENDSENEGGDGGDGENGGGDGSDSNVDYDPEEAPEKCAENNSEGYLLVHEFCNQFYKCSYGRPVPYICPGNLMYSASKKVCDYPENVKCGNRIVTRS
- the LOC111003985 gene encoding uncharacterized protein LOC111003985 isoform X4 — protein: MKAAAIYLACTITVALGRNIQLNVNRCPEDYTIEQLYPHEECHKFYQCFHGDLVVHQCAANLYFSIEKQQCDFASTVNCGDRIIPKPDEDDENQPDEDIGDDENTICNCNPSEAPSICAKDGSDGTLIAHENCNKFYECAHGLPITQLCPGKLMYNPYEEICDWPENVDCGDRVISCPEDEDDDGGNGSENEGGDGGDGGNDSENEGGHGGDGGNGGGGDGGQGNCNCNPSEAPSICAKDGSDGTLVAHENCNKFYKCAHGLPVTQLCPGKLMYNPYKEYCDWPENVECGDRVISCPEDEGDNGGNGSENEGGDGGDGGNDSESEGGDGGDGGNGGGSDGDQGNCNCNPSEAPSICAKDGSDGTLVAHENCNKFYKCAHGLPVTQRCPGKLMYNPYKEYCDWPENVECGDRVISCPEDEGDNGGNGSENEGGDGGDGGNDSENEGGDGGDGGNGGGGDGGQGNCNCNPSEAPSICAKDGSDGTLVAHENCNKFYKCAHGLPVTQLCPGKLMYNPYKEYCDWPENVECGDRVISCPEDEGDNGGNGSENEGGDGGDGGNDSENEGGDGGDGGSDGDQGNCNCNPSEAPSICAKDGSDGTLVAHENCNKFYKCAHGLPVTQLCPGKLMYNPYKEYCDWPENVECGDRVISCPEDEGDNGGNGSENEGGNGGDGGNDSENEGGDGGDGGNGGGGDGGQGNCNCNPSEAPSICAKDGSDGTLVAHENCNKFYKCAHGLPVTQLCPGKLMYNPYKEYCDWPENVECGDRVISCPEDEGDNGGNGSENEGGDGGDGGNDSESEGGDGGDGGNGGGSDGDQGNCNCNPSEAPSICAKDGSDGTLVAHENCNKFYKCAHGLPVTQRCPGKLMYNPYKEYCDWPENVECGDRVISCPEDEGDNGGNGSENEGGDGGDGGNDSENEGGDGGDGGNGGGGDGGQGNCNCNPSEAPSICAKDGSDGTLVAHENCNKFYKCAHGLPVTQLCPGKLMYNPYKEYCDWPENVECGDRVISCPEDEGDNGGNGSENEGGDGGDGGNDSENEGGDGGDGGNGGGGDGGQGNCNCNPSEAPSICAKDGSDGTLVAHENCNKFYKCAHGLPVTQLCPGKLMYNPYKEYCDWPENVECGDRVISCPEDEGDNGGNGSENEGGDGGDGGNDSENEGGDGGDGGSDGDQGNCNCNPSEAPSICAKDGSDGTLVAHENCNKFFKCAHGLPVTQRCPGKLMYNPYKEYCDWPENVVCGDRVISCPEDEGDNGGNGSENEGGDGGDGGNDSENEGGDGGDGGNGGGGDGGQGNCNCNPSEAPSICAKDGSDGTLVAHENCNKFYKCAHGLPVTQLCPGKLMYNPYKEYCDWPENVECGDRVISCPEDEGDDGENDSENEGGDGGDGENGGGDGSDSNVDYDPEEAPEKCAENNSEGYLLVHEFCNQFYKCSYGRPVPYICPGNLMYSASKKVCDYPENVKCGNRIVTRS
- the LOC111003985 gene encoding uncharacterized protein LOC111003985 isoform X9 yields the protein MKAAAIYLACTITVALGRNIQLNVNRCPEDYTIEQLYPHEECHKFYQCFHGDLVVHQCAANLYFSIEKQQCDFASTVNCGDRIIPKPDEDDENQPDEDIGDDENTICNCNPSEAPSICAKDGSDGTLIAHENCNKFYECAHGLPITQLCPGKLMYNPYEEICDWPENVDCGDRVISCPEDEDDDGGNGSENEGGDGGDGGNDSENEGGHGGDGGNGGGGDGGQGNCNCNPSEAPSICAKDGSDGTLVAHENCNKFYKCAHGLPVTQLCPGKLMYNPYKEYCDWPENVECGDRVISCPEDEGDNGGNGSENEGGDGGDGGNDSESEGGDGGDGGNGGGSDGDQGNCNCNPSEAPSICAKDGSDGTLVAHENCNKFYKCAHGLPVTQRCPGKLMYNPYKEYCDWPENVECGDRVISCPEDEGDNGGNGSENEGGDGGDGGNDSENEGGDGGDGGNGGGGDGGQGNCNCNPSEAPSICAKDGSDGTLVAHENCNKFYKCAHGLPVTQLCPGKLMYNPYKEYCDWPENVECGDRVISCPEDEGDNGGNGSENEGGDGGDGGNDSENEGGDGGDGGSDGDQGNCNCNPSEAPSICAKDGSDGTLVAHENCNKFYKCAHGLPVTQLCPGKLMYNPYKEYCDWPENVECGDRVISCPEDEGDNGGNGSENEGGNGGDGGNDSENEGGDGGDGGNGGGGDGGQGNCNCNPSEAPSICAKDGSDGTLVAHENCNKFYKCAHGLPVTQLCPGKLMYNPYKEYCDWPENVECGDRVISCPEDEGDNGGNGSENEGGDGGDGGNDSESEGGDGGDGGSDGDQGNCNCNPSEAPSICAKDGSDGTLVAHENCNKFYKCAHGLPVTQRCPGKLMYNPYKEYCDWPENVECGDRVISCPEDEGDNGGNGSENEGGDGGDGGNDSENEGGDGGDGGNGGGGDGGQGNCNCNPSEAPSICAKDGSDGTLVAHENCNKFYKCAHGLPVTQLCPGKLMYNPYKEYCDWPENVECGDRVISCPEDEGDNGGNGSENEGGDGGDGGNDSENEGGDGGDGGSDGDQGNCNCNPSEAPSICAKDGSDGTLVAHENCNKFFKCAHGLPVTQRCPGKLMYNPYKEYCDWPENVVCGDRVISCPEDEGDNGGNGSENEGGDGGDGGNDSENEGGDGGDGGNGGGGDGGQGNCNCNPSEAPSICAKDGSDGTLVAHENCNKFYKCAHGLPVTQLCPGKLMYNPYKEYCDWPENVECGDRVISCPEDEGDDGENDSENEGGDGGDGENGGGDGSDSNVDYDPEEAPEKCAENNSEGYLLVHEFCNQFYKCSYGRPVPYICPGNLMYSASKKVCDYPENVKCGNRIVTRS
- the LOC111003985 gene encoding uncharacterized protein LOC111003985 isoform X3, giving the protein MKAAAIYLACTITVALGRNIQLNVNRCPEDYTIEQLYPHEECHKFYQCFHGDLVVHQCAANLYFSIEKQQCDFASTVNCGDRIIPKPDEDDENQPDEDIGDDENTICNCNPSEAPSICAKDGSDGTLIAHENCNKFYECAHGLPITQLCPGKLMYNPYEEICDWPENVDCGDRVISCPEDEDDDGGNGSENEGGDGGDGGNDSENEGGHGGDGGNGGGGDGGQGNCNCNPSEAPSICAKDGSDGTLVAHENCNKFYKCAHGLPVTQLCPGKLMYNPYKEYCDWPENVECGDRVISCPEDEGDNGGNGSENEGGDGGDGGNDSESEGGDGGDGGNGGGSDGDQGNCNCNPSEAPSICAKDGSDGTLVAHENCNKFYKCAHGLPVTQRCPGKLMYNPYKEYCDWPENVECGDRVISCPEDEGDNGGNGSENEGGDGGDGGNDSENEGGDGGDGGNGGGGDGGQGNCNCNPSEAPSICAKDGSDGTLVAHENCNKFYKCAHGLPVTQLCPGKLMYNPYKEYCDWPENVECGDRVISCPEDEGDNGGNGSENEGGDGGDGGNDSENEGGDGGDGGSDGDQGNCNCNPSEAPSICAKDGSDGTLVAHENCNKFYKCAHGLPVTQLCPGKLMYNPYKEYCDWPENVECGDRVISCPEDEGDNGGNGSENEGGNGGDGGNDSENEGGDGGDGGNGGGGDGGQGNCNCNPSEAPSICAKDGSDGTLVAHENCNKFYKCAHGLPVTQLCPGKLMYNPYKEYCDWPENVECGDRVISCPEDEGDNGGNGSENEGGDGGDGGNDSESEGGDGGDGGNGGGSDGDQGNCNCNPSEAPSICAKDGSDGTLVAHENCNKFYKCAHGLPVTQRCPGKLMYNPYKEYCDWPENVECGDRVISCPEDEGDNGGNGSENEGGDGGDGGNDSENEGGDGGDGGNGGGGDGGQGNCNCNPSEAPSICAKDGSDGTLVAHENCNKFYKCAHGLPVTQLCPGKLMYNPYKEYCDWPENVECGDRVISCPEDEGDNGGNGSENEGGDGGDGGNDSENEGGDGGDGGSDGDQGNCNCNPSEAPSICAKDGSDGTLVAHENCNKFYKCAHGLPVTQRCPGKLMYNPYKEYCDWPENVECGDRVISCPEDEGDNGGNGSENEGGDGGDGGNDSENEGGDGGDGGNGGGGDGGQGNCNCNPSEAPSICAKDGSDGTLVAHENCNKFYKCAHGLPVTQLCPGKLMYNPYKEYCDWPENVECGDRVISCPEDEGDNGGNGSENEGGDGGDGGNDSENEGGDGGDGGNGGGGDGGQGNCNCNPSEAPSICAKDGSDGTLVAHENCNKFYKCAHGLPVTQLCPGKLMYNPYKEYCDWPENVECGDRVISCPEDEGDDGENDSENEGGDGGDGENGGGDGSDSNVDYDPEEAPEKCAENNSEGYLLVHEFCNQFYKCSYGRPVPYICPGNLMYSASKKVCDYPENVKCGNRIVTRS